Below is a genomic region from uncultured Sunxiuqinia sp..
ACTTCAGGTTCCTAATGTTTTCAAGGTAACTTTTCTCGTCGTAAATTTTTGTAAAGATATCGTGAATGGTATCCTTCAAGGTTTCATGATCGAAACCCAAACCAATACCATAGGCCAGTAACTCGTTGGCATACCGATCATAAATCAGAGAAAACACTTCATTGTCTCCTTTCAGAATGCGTCTGATTAAATCGTCCTCAGAATAGATATTCTTCGAGTTATTACTCCCCATATGTTTCTGTCCTTCGAAACCTCAAAGATAAAAATATAACGTTCATGCTCAAATGTACAGGATTGGTGGTAGTCTTAAGAGGAAATAAAACTAATCATTTAGATACTTTATGTAGTTTTTAATTATTGTAGCCTTCTTTATACTGTTGCAGTTTGTGCAAATTCGGTTTTTGCAGTAGTTTCTATATAGTTTGTACTATGACACGATAATACTGCTTAAACAGTAGTAGCTATTGCGAAAAGATTATTCTAATTCCCAATCACCTTTTTTGGGCAATATCGATTAATTCCTTTGCTATCTCCTGGGTAACAAGTTTCTTTTTTGTACTTAGTATAAAGTTTGAATTACTCCTTTATATCAGAACCGAATCCCTGAATTTCAATTGGATTTCTGGCATTAGTGTTTATCCCGGTTTCTGCTAATGGATTAAACCGGAGTCGCTTGACTCCAGCAATACATAGCATTGCAATAACAAACAACCCTATAGGACATCACACTAGCTGAGATTTGACCAGTTACATAAGCGAAATAGTTGGAATAACCGGAACCTGAATTTGTGTAAGCCAACCCGTACAATTCATATAATACCCTCAAAAAGAATATCCATTTTAATATGACTATTGTCTGTCCAAAAATGAAAAGAGGCTGTCCAAATATTTCAGGACAACCTCATTGATACTACATAATTATAAAAGAATACAAATTCGATTTCTGAACGAATCTGTTCATTCTAGTTTTTAAAAATTTTATGTGTTGCTTATGCTAAAACAACCATGTTTGAAAAGGGGGTACAAGGAAATTCAATTTTAAAAATTGAATATTCAGGAATGGGACTTGCAACAAAATGCCAGACACTAATAACTCATTAGCAAGTAGACTTTTAAAAATTGTTTTTATCAGGTAGTTGAGTGTTTTGATGAAAAGAAATGAAAGTTCGGTAATCTTTCATTGAGGACAAAGACAAAGAAGCCTCTCAATCATTTAACTTGAGAGGCTTCTTTATTTCTACTATCGCATTGTTCCTATCCAATTCCTAAATAAATTAGTCTTTTCACTAATCTTTTAAGAATGAAAATCGTTTATCAAATACTAGAACACATTGTTGAATTGAAACTCCAACAGCATAATTTTCGTCCAGTAAATTATCGAAGGAAGTGACATTTTCAAGTTAGCTTTAAAATACGAACGATGGAAAAACTCTGGAATAAGATTTCGTTTCTGTTAGGTACACAAGCACATATTCATGAGAATATAAAGTTTGCTGACCAAAAATCTCTAGTTGTTATAATTATCAACACGGGACTAATTAGTGGACTATACAAAATAGGTATTTTAGATTACTCCCATTCACTTTTGTTACTGTCAGCAGTTATTAGTTTTTTATGTCTAAGTTTTGGGATTTTATTTTCAATATTCGCGATCTGGCCAAGAGGTGAAAATAAGAACTCAGGGGTAGGCTTTTCAAACCCCGTAAGGATTACACGCTGGGAAAATATTAAAACATACAAAGAAGGATTTAAAGATTCAAATCCTGAAAACTTAATGGATGATCTGCTTGAATTAGTTTTTGACAGAAGCTCAATAAATAAAAAGAAATATTACTGGCTCAAGTGGGCTATCCGAGTTTCATTAGTTGGATGGTTTTTAGGGCTGACTTCTTCATTGCTTAAAGCAACTGCTATTCAAATGATTAGTTAAGAATAGACATGCATATATTTCTGACATTCTCCGCACGACTTGAACCTCGGCTAACAAGAAATTGCTACCCGTTTCAGATTTTTTCCTCTTTAATAATAACGATTGGATTTTATTCGATATCCCTCTTTCCTGTTTCAACAAAACAATTCTTTAACCTTCCCAATACCATCATCTCAAAGGATTTATATAAATTGCGCTAAATTTTCGAAAATCATGAGCAACCTAAAGTCCAACGTAACAAGTTTCCTGTTTTTCATTTCAGTCCTTTCTGTTTCGGCGCAAAGCCGCACCGAAATTGCCATTCCTGATATACCGGGATACAAAACCTTGAAATGTGATTTTCATATGCACACCGTTTTTTCTGATGGTGATGTGTGGCCAACCATCCGTGTGCAGGAAGCCTGGCAAGAAGGACTGGACGCGATCGCCATTACGGACCATATTGAATATCTGCCCCATTCGCAGGATTTGGCTGAAATTGATCATAACCGATCCTACGAAATTGCGGAACCATTAGCCAAGCAAATGGGCATAGTGCTTATTCCAGGAAGTGAGATTACCCGCAAAATGCCCCCCGGACATCTCAATGCCTTGTTTGTGACCAATGCCAACTTGTTAGAGCGCGAAGACTGGATGGATGCTTGTCTGGAAGCGAAAGAGCAAGGAGCATTTGTGTTTTGGAATCATCCCGGATGGAAAGCACAACAGCCCGATAGCACCCTTTGGTGGACGGAACACACCAAGCTGCTGGAAAAGGGAATTTTAAATGGTATTGAAGTTTACAATGAAAAAGAATATTACCCGGAAGCTTTGCAATGGGCAAAAAGCAAGCAGTTAACCCTGCTCTGTAATTCTGATGTTCATGCACCCATTGCTATTGTCTACCCCGGAACACACCGCCCTATGACGTTGGTTTTTGCAACAGAGAAATCGAAAGGTGCCATCAAACAAGCCTTGAAAGACCGGCGAACAGTAGCATATTTCGACAACCAACTGGTTGGTAACCGACAATTCCTCACACCTTTGTTCATGGGTTCTATTAAAATCAAAACAAAGCAAGCCGGCCTGGAGAATCATCAGCTCAAAAAGATCATGATCCATAACTCAAGCGATATCAATTTTCATTTGAAACAACGGCAACCTTCTATCGGTTTTTCGTGTCCTGAAGAAATTGTACTTGAGGCACATCGTACTGTTTTTCTCGATTTAACGGGTACATCCGATGAAGTAAAAACAATGGAGCGCCTGCAACTATTTTATGAGGTTACGAACCTAAACATGTTATCAGGGAAGCCGTTGCCGGTTAATCTTGAAGTGGTGAACTAAAGAAGAAAGGAAGAGCGATAAACAGATATTTATCGCTCTTCCTTTAAACAAACAACTAAAATTACCTTGTTTCTTTTCAGTCATATCAACCAATCAACCCTAAAAAAGTCCCTAATAACAAAACAAAGACTATGTGACTGCAAAGGATTATAAGATACGAATGTTTTATGCAATAAGTTTCACTTACTTCTACAGTTGTCATTTTATTTTGATTACAGTCTTCTTTCGCACTGATGAACTCCTGAGTCAGGAGTACTACGCAACATTGTTCCGGTTATAAATAGGAGGTTTACTTTACACCAATCTCCATAAAGAAATATGGTTAAACTTTTCTTCTTGATTTGTTGACAGAATTCCTGTAACTTATTCAATCAAAATAATTAAACCTAAATTCATACATAATGGAAGATTATCAAGATTTAGTTGACAAAGCTTACGAGATGATGCTTATCTATGCTCCCAAGGTCGTATTAGCCATTCTTGTCCTTGTTATTGGCATGTGGATCATTAACCGATTTACAAAGGCTACCAGACGAATAATGACTGTTCGTAGTGTCAACGTTTCGCTGATTGGATTTGTATCCAGCTTGGCTAATCTGGGACTTAAAGCTCTTCTGCTAGTCAGCGTGGCTGGCATGATCGGCATTCAAACAACCTCTTTCATCGCGATTCTGGGTGCTGCGGGGCTAGCAATTGGTTTAGCTCTTCAAGGTACTTTAGCAAATTTTGCAGGCGGAGTTATGATCCTGATTTTTAAACCCTATAATGTGGGCGACTTGATTAAAGCTCAGGGACATCTGGGAGTAGTGAAGGAAATTCACATTTTTGTGACGATTTTATTGTCGCCAGAAAGTAAAACAATCATCATTCCAAACGGAGCTATTTCAAACGGGGATATTACCAACTACACCACCGAAGGAAAAATCCGTGTTGACATGACTTTCGGAATTTCCTATGAATCCAATATTAAAACTGCGAAAGATGTTTTGATGGGTATTTTAACAGCTCATCCCAAGGTATTGAAGGAACCAGCACCATTTGTTGGAGTCAGTGAATTAGCTGACAGCTCGGTGAATCTGGCTGTTCGTCCACATGTGAAGCCCAAAGATTATTGGGCCGTTTATTTTGATGTATATGAAAGTGGAAAAATTGCACTGGATGAAGCGAAAATCACTATTCCATTCCCTCAAGTAGATGTTCATATGGATAAGTAGGTATAAGACTGGCTCTCCTCTCCTGACTGCGTAATGAAAAAGTCATTTAATCATCCTTCTTCATGCATTAAAAAATCAATATTTCTACAAGGTCAGTGAAATTTTATTTGGCAATTCAAATAAAAATTCATTTTTTTGTTGTCACAAGTTCAAAAAAGATAATGATATAAATACAATATGGCTTCCGTGGTGGGGTCTTCTTTTGGTAAGAAGGTAATAGCCATATTGGTATTTAAAAAAATATTTCAAATGAATCAGATCATGTTAACATCTTGGTGGTGGCACAACAACTTTTCACAATACCGTGGAGAGAGGTAGCTTTCATGTCAAGACATGATCAGAGGAGCGGCTTATCGGAACACGGTAAGCCGCTTTTTTTATGTCGAAATTTAAATAATACAACATACCATGAACCCAATTAATGTACAAGTAAACGTCAAGAAAATTCTGGCCGATACGCTCACTCCGGTCAGTGTTTATCTTAAGTTCAGGGAGTTGTTTCCCAACTCTATTCTACTTGAGAGTTCCGATTATCACGGAAACGAAAACGCCTATTCATTCATCTGTATCAAGCCGATGTATTGCTTTACTGCCGACCAAGGGTTGATTACTATCGACCATATGGGCAAGCGGCTGATGCAAAAGAAAATTCAAGATCATAAAACGGTAGCGGTCGATTTAGATGCTTTTTTCAAGTCGTTTAAGTTAAGTGGCGATGTGGCCGAAATGCCGGCCAACGGGTTATTTGGCTACCTGAGTTTTGATTCGATCAAATATTTTGAAAAAATTGATATTACTGCCGAGCGAAAAGATGAATACGCCGTGCCTGAAGTAAAGTATTGCTTTTACAAATACATCATTGCGATCGATCATAACAAAGACATGATCTCGTTGATTGAAAATCTTCCGGAAGGTGAAACGGCAGAGATGGGACAAATTGAATCCTTATTGAAAAACCTATCATTTCCTGATACACATTTTAACTTGGTAGGCGATGAGAAATCCAATATCACGGATGAGGATTACCGCCAGATGGTAACCAAAGGCAAAGAGCATTGTTATCGGGGCGACGTTTTTCAGATTGTACTTTCGCGCCAGTTTTCACAACAATATGCAGGCGATGAATTTAACGTGTACCGAGCACTGCGGTCAGTTAATCCATCGCCTTATTTATTTTTCTTCGACTACGGCGATTACCGAATATTCGGATCGAGCCCCGAAGCAGAACTGCGTATTAAAAAAGGTCGTGCGATAATCAATCCAATTGCCGGGACTTTCCGCAGAACAGGCAACGATGAACAGGATCGGGTATTAGCGGAGCAATTGTGTGCTGACTCCAAAGAGAATGCCGAGCATGTGATGCTGGTTGATCTGGCACGCAACGACCTTAGCCGCAACGCCGAAGATGTCGTGGTGGACAGCTATCGCGAAGTGCAATACTTTTCGCATGTGATTCACCTTGTTTCAGAAGTTTCCGGTAAGTTGCCGGAAGATACGAACATGGTGACCGTGCTAGGCGATTCATTTCCTGCCGGAACTTTATCGGGAGCACCCAAGCACATGGCCATGCAGTTGATTGACAGATACGAAAACCAACGCCGGAGCTATTACGGCGGTGCCATTGGTTTTATGGGATTCGACAATAGCTTGAATCATGCCATTATGATCCGTTCGTTTTTGAGCAAAGGAAAAACACTTTATTATCAGGCTGGCGCCGGAATTGTGGCAGATTCGCAGGAAGAAAACGAGTTACAGGAAGTAAATAACAAATTGGCCGCCCTGAAGAAAGCCATCGAAATTGCTAAGGAGATTTAATCATGAAAATAGTAATCATAGATAATTACGATTCATTCACCTACAATTTGGTGCATGCTATTAAAAAGATATCCGGACAGCCAGTTGATGTCATTCGCAACGATGAGTTGGTGCTGAGTGATTTGGAAAAATACGATAAAATTGTACTTTCCCCCGGACCGGGAATACCCGAAGAAGCTGGATTGCTGCTAGATATTATTCGCGAATTTGCCCCCCGCAAAAGTATGTTTGGCGTTTGTTTAGGACATCAGGCTATTGGCGAAGTATTTGGCGGAACACTAACCAATATGAACCGAGTGCTTCATGGAATTGCTACTTCGGTGAGCCAAGTGGTAGCCGATCCGATTTTATTTGCCGGACTTCCAGAGCAATTTGAGGCTGGCCGCTATCACAGTTGGATTGTTAATGCCGAGGGATTGCCCGATTGTTTTGAAGTAACCAGTACAGACAAAAGCGGACAGATCATGTCGATGAAGCACAAAGAATATGATGTGCGTGGTGTGCAGTTTCACCCCGAATCGGTTTTAACTCCACTGGGCGAAAAGATGATCGAAAACTGGTTAAACAACTAAAAAAAACTCGAAACGTTGAACTCGAAACTAATTGACATGAAAGATACTTTAAACTATTTATTTGAAGGAAATACGCTTACTGCTGCAGAAGCAAAAGCGATTCTGACAAAAATTGGTGAAGGGCAGTTCTCCGAATCTGAGATTGCTTCTTTTTTAACGGTTTTCCGCATGCGAAAAGTGAAAGGCGAAGAGATGGCTGGCTTTCGTCAGGCGATGTTGAACCTGTGCGTTCCGGTCGACTTCTCTGACTTCAATACGATTGACGTGGTGGGGACCGGTGGGGACGGTAAAAACACGTTTAATATTTCAACTTTAAGTTGTTTCATTATTGCAGGAGCCGGTTATAAAGTTACCAAACACGGCAACTACGGTTTATCGTCGGTAAGTGGTTCTTCCAATATGTTTGAGCATTTTGGCTATCGGTTTACCAACGATCCTGAAAAGCTGCGGCGAGAACTGAATGAAATCGGAATTTGTTTTTTTCATGCTCCACTTTTCCACCCAGCCATGAAACACGTTGGACCGGTGCGAAGAACACTGAAAGTAAGAACCTTATTCAATATTATGGGGCCATTGTTAAATCCATCCTTTCCCAAAAATCAACTGGTTGGTGTTTCTGATCTGGAGATTATGAAATTGTATCACGAAGTTTTAAAAGCAGCAACCAAAACTACATGATTGTGCATAGTTTGGATGGCTACGACGAAATTTCACTGACGAGTAATGCACAAGTTATTTCGTCGCAAGAAGAGAAAATATTATCGCCTGCTGATTTTGGTTTCGACACCTATGCGCAGGAAGAATTGTCGGGTGGAAAATCGGTTGAAGATGCAGCATTCATTTTTAAGAGTATCTTGAAAGGCAAGGGAACACCGGCACAGCAACATGTTGGAATTGCCAATGCTGCGTTAGGAATTAAATGCATGTGTCCTGACAAATCACTTCCCGACTGCGTTGCCGAAGCTACTGAAGCGTTGAAAAGTAAAAAGGCGTTGGCGGTTTTCACAAAACTAATGACGAATTAAAAAGTTGTCATTTCTGATTTTACCATGACAACAATTGATAATAAATAACCCATTAGAATGACCATTTTAGACGAAATAAATAACAATAAACAGGCAGAAATTGCCGATGCTAAATCAAAAATCAGTCAGGAGGAATTGAAGCTTTCTCCATTTTTCAAGCGAAAGACAAATTCTTTGAAAGCCGCTTTAAATGCAGACGGTGCTTCCGGAATTATCGCTGAATTCAAAACAAAATCGCCCTCAAAAGGGATGATAAATGAAACGGCTGAAGTAACCGAAGTGACCTCAGGATACGTTGCTGCCGGAGTTTCTGGCTTGTCGGTATTAACTGATCATAACTATTTTGGCGGCTCATTTGAAAATCTGGCGAAAGCAAGAATGACTAATCCAAAGACACCGATTTTACGCAAAGATTTTATGCTTGACCCCTATCAGGTGTACGAAGCCAAAGCACATGGTGCCGACCTGATTTTGTTGATTGCTGCCAGCTTGAGCAAAGAAGAAATGCTGCGTTTATCGGAAACAGCCAAAGAATTGGATTTAGAGATTCTGGTTGAAGTGCACACCGAGGAAGAAATTGAAAAGCTCAACCCTTTAATTGATTTGGTTGGCGTGAATAACCGCAACCTGAAAACGTTTGAAGTGGATATTGAAAACTCAGTCAGACTAAGCAAATTACTACCAACAGATATGATTCGCATTTCCGAAAGCGGATTGTCGTCGGTTGATAATATTCGCTACTTGCGGAAAGCCGGTTTTAATGGCTTCCTGATGGGTGAGAATTTTATGAAAACTGAAGACCCGGGAAAAGCTTGTAAAGAATTTATAGCTTGTATTTAAAATGAAGCATCAGGTAAAAATAAAAGTTTGTGGCATGAGAGATCCTGAGAATATTCAGGGTATTTTAAGTGCTGAGCCTGATTATTTGGGCTATATTTTCTATTCAAAATCAAAACGGTATGTTGGAAAGAATCCCGCCCCAGAGATTTTTGAAATCGTTCCCAAGTCAACCCGAAAAGTAGGAGTATTTGTGAACGAACCTTTGAATAACGTGATTACAGCCTGCCGTGATTTTAATATAGAAGTGGCTCAATTGCATGGCACCGAAGATCCCGATTATTGCAGTCTGGTCCGGTCAACAGGATTAACCGTTTTCAAAGCTTTTTCGGTAGATGAGGAGTTTGACTTTTCTTTATTGGAAACTTACAGCGGAGCAGTCGATTATTTTTTATTCGACACCAAAGGAAGACTACCCGGAGGAACGGGTTTAAAGTTTGACTGGGACGTCTTACAAAGCTATCAGCTTTCGGTTCCTTTCTTTTTAAGTGGAGGTATAAAACCGGATGATGTGGAAGCACTCCAAAAATTCAACCATGAGCAACTTTATGCGTTAGACATTAATAGTGGATTTGAGGTCAGCCCGGCTTTGAAATCTGTCGACAATGTGCAGGCTTTTATTCAAAAAATCAGAAAATAAAATTATAAACACATGAAATATCAAGTTAACAAAAAAGGCTACTACGGTGAATTTGGGGGAGCATATATTCCCGAGATGATGCATCCGAACATTGAAGAACTTCAGCAAAAATACATGGAGATTATTGGCTCCTATAATTTCAGGCAGGATTTTATTCACCTGCTAAAACATTATGTGGGACGGCCATCTCCGCTGTATCCGGCACAAAGGTTATCCGAAAAATACGGGACAAATATTTACCTTAAACGGGAAGATCTGAATCACACAGGATCGCACAAAATCAACAATACCATTGGGCAAATTTTGTTGGCGAAAGCGTTGGGTAAAAAACGGATTATTGCCGAAACCGGAGCCGGACAACACGGCGTGGCCACAGCAACTGTTTGTGCTTTGATGGGAATGAAGTGCATCGTTTATATGGGAGCTTTAGACGTGCAACGACAAGCTCCGAACGTAAAAAAAATGAAGATGCTGGGGGCCGAGGTTGTCCCTGCTGTTTCAGGAAATCAAACCTTGAAAGACGCGACCAACGAAGCCATGCGCGACTGGATTAACAACCCGGTTGATACCCATTACATCATTGGCTCAGTCGTCGGACCACATCCGTTCCCGGATATGGTTACTCAGTTTCAAGCTGTGGTTAGTGAGGAAATTAAAATGCAATTGGACGAACACATTGGCCGCGAGTTCCCCACACGAGTGATAGCTTGCGTTGGCGGAGGAAGTAATGCCGCCGGTGCTTTCTATCATTTTTTGGAGAATGAAGAAGTCGAGTTAATTGGGGTTGAAGCTGCTGGCAAAGGAATTGACACACAGGAAACAGCTGCTACTTTAACGCTCGGCAAAGTGGGAGTGCTACACAGTGCCAAGTCCATACTGATGCAAACCGAAGATGGGCAAATTATTGAACCGTATTCTATTTCTGCAGGCTTGGATTACCCGGGAATTGGGCCATTGCATTCACACCTGTTTAAAACCGGTCGGGCCAAATACTTATGGGCAACAGATGAGGAAGTTTTTGAAGCAGCTCTGGAACTGACCCAATTGGAAGGAATTATTCCTGCTTTAGAGTCTGCGCATGCGTTAGCAGCCCTCAAAAAAGTCAAGATGAAACCCGATGATGTCACGGTCATCAATCTTTCAGGAAGAGGTGACAAAGACATGGAAACGTACCTGGATCATTTCGGCTATTAATCGACTCTAAAATTATTAATGATGAAACGACCATGATCAAAATTTTGCTCAAAAAAGGAGGATGATTATATGGGAGTTTCGTCCATCGGTGTCCTGAATCAAAAAAAAGAACAACTTAATACGAAAATTGCACCTCATTAAATTGAAAAAATAAACCCATGAAAAATAGAATCAATCAACTATTTCAAGATAAAAAGGAAAACATCCTTTCTGTTTACTTTACGGCCGGCTATCCACAATTGAATGACACGGTTGAAATTATTAAAACGCTGGAGGAAAACGGAGTTGACCTGATTGAAATCGGCATGCCGTTCTCTGACCCTGTGGCCGATGGGCCTGTCATTCAGAATAGCAGTACTGTTGCTTTGAAAAATGGGATGAGCATCAAGCAGCTTTTCGAACAACTACAATCAATTCGGCAAACAGTCAACATTCCACTAATCCTCATGGGATATTTAAACCCGGTTATCCAGTTCGGTCTTGAGGCTTTCTGCATGAAATGTCAGGAAGTTGGTATCGACGGACTCATCTTACCCGATTTACCGGTATCTGTTTATCAGGAAGAGTACAAAGAACTGTTTGAGCATTATGGTCTTCATAATATTTTATTGATTACACCTCAAACATCTGATGCCCGAATCCAGGAGATTGATGAAGCCTCCGGTGGTTTTATTTACATGGTATCCAGTTCATCAACCACCGGTGCAAAAGATAAGGTTTCTGATTTTCATGAGGACTATTTTAATCGGGTGAACCAGTTGAAATTGAATAATCCGCGGTTGATCGGCTTCGGGATTTCTAATCAGGAGACCTTTGAGAATGCCTGTAAATATGCTTCGGGAGCAATCATAGGAAGTGCATTTGTAAAAGCACTTGAGCAAGACAAAACATTGGACGAAAAGGTTTCTGCATTTGTTAATCGTATTTTAAAGACAGTTTAATA
It encodes:
- a CDS encoding Pycsar system effector family protein, with the protein product MEKLWNKISFLLGTQAHIHENIKFADQKSLVVIIINTGLISGLYKIGILDYSHSLLLLSAVISFLCLSFGILFSIFAIWPRGENKNSGVGFSNPVRITRWENIKTYKEGFKDSNPENLMDDLLELVFDRSSINKKKYYWLKWAIRVSLVGWFLGLTSSLLKATAIQMIS
- a CDS encoding Sb-PDE family phosphodiesterase; the encoded protein is MSNLKSNVTSFLFFISVLSVSAQSRTEIAIPDIPGYKTLKCDFHMHTVFSDGDVWPTIRVQEAWQEGLDAIAITDHIEYLPHSQDLAEIDHNRSYEIAEPLAKQMGIVLIPGSEITRKMPPGHLNALFVTNANLLEREDWMDACLEAKEQGAFVFWNHPGWKAQQPDSTLWWTEHTKLLEKGILNGIEVYNEKEYYPEALQWAKSKQLTLLCNSDVHAPIAIVYPGTHRPMTLVFATEKSKGAIKQALKDRRTVAYFDNQLVGNRQFLTPLFMGSIKIKTKQAGLENHQLKKIMIHNSSDINFHLKQRQPSIGFSCPEEIVLEAHRTVFLDLTGTSDEVKTMERLQLFYEVTNLNMLSGKPLPVNLEVVN
- a CDS encoding mechanosensitive ion channel domain-containing protein — encoded protein: MEDYQDLVDKAYEMMLIYAPKVVLAILVLVIGMWIINRFTKATRRIMTVRSVNVSLIGFVSSLANLGLKALLLVSVAGMIGIQTTSFIAILGAAGLAIGLALQGTLANFAGGVMILIFKPYNVGDLIKAQGHLGVVKEIHIFVTILLSPESKTIIIPNGAISNGDITNYTTEGKIRVDMTFGISYESNIKTAKDVLMGILTAHPKVLKEPAPFVGVSELADSSVNLAVRPHVKPKDYWAVYFDVYESGKIALDEAKITIPFPQVDVHMDK
- a CDS encoding anthranilate synthase component I family protein, which codes for MNPINVQVNVKKILADTLTPVSVYLKFRELFPNSILLESSDYHGNENAYSFICIKPMYCFTADQGLITIDHMGKRLMQKKIQDHKTVAVDLDAFFKSFKLSGDVAEMPANGLFGYLSFDSIKYFEKIDITAERKDEYAVPEVKYCFYKYIIAIDHNKDMISLIENLPEGETAEMGQIESLLKNLSFPDTHFNLVGDEKSNITDEDYRQMVTKGKEHCYRGDVFQIVLSRQFSQQYAGDEFNVYRALRSVNPSPYLFFFDYGDYRIFGSSPEAELRIKKGRAIINPIAGTFRRTGNDEQDRVLAEQLCADSKENAEHVMLVDLARNDLSRNAEDVVVDSYREVQYFSHVIHLVSEVSGKLPEDTNMVTVLGDSFPAGTLSGAPKHMAMQLIDRYENQRRSYYGGAIGFMGFDNSLNHAIMIRSFLSKGKTLYYQAGAGIVADSQEENELQEVNNKLAALKKAIEIAKEI
- a CDS encoding aminodeoxychorismate/anthranilate synthase component II, whose product is MKIVIIDNYDSFTYNLVHAIKKISGQPVDVIRNDELVLSDLEKYDKIVLSPGPGIPEEAGLLLDIIREFAPRKSMFGVCLGHQAIGEVFGGTLTNMNRVLHGIATSVSQVVADPILFAGLPEQFEAGRYHSWIVNAEGLPDCFEVTSTDKSGQIMSMKHKEYDVRGVQFHPESVLTPLGEKMIENWLNN
- the trpD gene encoding anthranilate phosphoribosyltransferase — translated: MKDTLNYLFEGNTLTAAEAKAILTKIGEGQFSESEIASFLTVFRMRKVKGEEMAGFRQAMLNLCVPVDFSDFNTIDVVGTGGDGKNTFNISTLSCFIIAGAGYKVTKHGNYGLSSVSGSSNMFEHFGYRFTNDPEKLRRELNEIGICFFHAPLFHPAMKHVGPVRRTLKVRTLFNIMGPLLNPSFPKNQLVGVSDLEIMKLYHEVLKAATKTT
- the trpC gene encoding indole-3-glycerol phosphate synthase TrpC, with the translated sequence MTILDEINNNKQAEIADAKSKISQEELKLSPFFKRKTNSLKAALNADGASGIIAEFKTKSPSKGMINETAEVTEVTSGYVAAGVSGLSVLTDHNYFGGSFENLAKARMTNPKTPILRKDFMLDPYQVYEAKAHGADLILLIAASLSKEEMLRLSETAKELDLEILVEVHTEEEIEKLNPLIDLVGVNNRNLKTFEVDIENSVRLSKLLPTDMIRISESGLSSVDNIRYLRKAGFNGFLMGENFMKTEDPGKACKEFIACI
- a CDS encoding phosphoribosylanthranilate isomerase — its product is MRDPENIQGILSAEPDYLGYIFYSKSKRYVGKNPAPEIFEIVPKSTRKVGVFVNEPLNNVITACRDFNIEVAQLHGTEDPDYCSLVRSTGLTVFKAFSVDEEFDFSLLETYSGAVDYFLFDTKGRLPGGTGLKFDWDVLQSYQLSVPFFLSGGIKPDDVEALQKFNHEQLYALDINSGFEVSPALKSVDNVQAFIQKIRK
- the trpB gene encoding tryptophan synthase subunit beta, whose amino-acid sequence is MKYQVNKKGYYGEFGGAYIPEMMHPNIEELQQKYMEIIGSYNFRQDFIHLLKHYVGRPSPLYPAQRLSEKYGTNIYLKREDLNHTGSHKINNTIGQILLAKALGKKRIIAETGAGQHGVATATVCALMGMKCIVYMGALDVQRQAPNVKKMKMLGAEVVPAVSGNQTLKDATNEAMRDWINNPVDTHYIIGSVVGPHPFPDMVTQFQAVVSEEIKMQLDEHIGREFPTRVIACVGGGSNAAGAFYHFLENEEVELIGVEAAGKGIDTQETAATLTLGKVGVLHSAKSILMQTEDGQIIEPYSISAGLDYPGIGPLHSHLFKTGRAKYLWATDEEVFEAALELTQLEGIIPALESAHALAALKKVKMKPDDVTVINLSGRGDKDMETYLDHFGY
- the trpA gene encoding tryptophan synthase subunit alpha → MKNRINQLFQDKKENILSVYFTAGYPQLNDTVEIIKTLEENGVDLIEIGMPFSDPVADGPVIQNSSTVALKNGMSIKQLFEQLQSIRQTVNIPLILMGYLNPVIQFGLEAFCMKCQEVGIDGLILPDLPVSVYQEEYKELFEHYGLHNILLITPQTSDARIQEIDEASGGFIYMVSSSSTTGAKDKVSDFHEDYFNRVNQLKLNNPRLIGFGISNQETFENACKYASGAIIGSAFVKALEQDKTLDEKVSAFVNRILKTV